The sequence GCCCTCAGATTATTTCCAGCGTACGACGATTACCCGCGTTCCCTCTCCCACCACAGACTCAATTTCAAAGTCGTTGGACAAACGTTTTGCGCCCCCCAGCCCCATTCCCAAGCCGCCACCGGTGGTGAAGCCATCCCTGAGCGCCATTTCAATATCGGGAATGCCCGGCCCCTGATCGTCAAAGGTGAGCCTGAGACCGCGCCGAATGCCTTCTTGCAGCGTTTCTAACCTGACGGTTCCGCCGCCGCCATAATCTAGGGTATTGCGAGCCAGCTCGCTGGCAGCGGTGACAATTTTGGTTTGATCGACTAACCCAAAGCCAAGCTCAATGGCAAACTGGCGCACGGCTTGGCGCACCAAAACCACGTCCGCAGAAGATTGAATGACCATCTCCTCAATCTTCTGCATCGTCCTCTACATCCCACTCCGTCGCCATGACCTGAACATTGGCGGATT is a genomic window of Nodosilinea sp. E11 containing:
- a CDS encoding anti-sigma regulatory factor; amino-acid sequence: MVIQSSADVVLVRQAVRQFAIELGFGLVDQTKIVTAASELARNTLDYGGGGTVRLETLQEGIRRGLRLTFDDQGPGIPDIEMALRDGFTTGGGLGMGLGGAKRLSNDFEIESVVGEGTRVIVVRWK